The Microbacterium horticulturae genome has a window encoding:
- the galK gene encoding galactokinase, translating into MDAAAALFATLSHRAPEGAWSAPGRVNLIGEHTDYNDGFVLPFAIDHRTHAVVGRRDDARIRVTSTFADEPVEVAIDELDTLFPSDGDVAVPEWAAYPLGVAWALRHAATAPALGVDIAIASDVPVGAGLSSSAAIEGATAAALNDVWDLGLDSVALARVGRRAENEAVGAPTGIMDQMAAMLGRADAAIFLDCRSLQAQVVDLGFAGAGLDLVVIDTRVTHAHSTGGYRERRESCERGAALMGVRALRDVDVADLDRAREIMEEVTFRRVRHIVTENQRVLDTVQALRTQGPTAIGPLLDASHASMRDDFEISTPELDTAVEAARGAGALGARMTGGGFGGAAIALTPHDRVDAVRDAATRAFADAGFSAPRVFTVIPSAGARRDG; encoded by the coding sequence ATGGATGCCGCGGCAGCCCTGTTTGCAACCCTCAGCCACCGCGCTCCCGAGGGCGCGTGGTCGGCGCCGGGCCGGGTGAACCTCATCGGCGAGCACACCGACTACAACGACGGGTTCGTGCTGCCGTTCGCGATCGACCACCGCACGCACGCCGTGGTCGGCCGTCGTGACGACGCGCGCATCCGCGTGACATCGACGTTCGCCGACGAGCCGGTCGAGGTCGCGATCGACGAGCTCGACACGCTTTTCCCCTCCGACGGCGACGTGGCTGTACCCGAATGGGCCGCCTACCCTCTGGGCGTCGCTTGGGCGCTGCGCCACGCGGCGACAGCGCCCGCCCTCGGCGTCGACATCGCCATCGCCTCCGACGTGCCGGTCGGGGCGGGTCTGTCGTCATCCGCGGCGATCGAGGGCGCGACCGCCGCCGCTCTCAACGACGTCTGGGACCTCGGCCTCGACTCCGTGGCGCTGGCGCGTGTGGGCCGTCGCGCCGAGAACGAGGCCGTCGGCGCTCCGACCGGCATCATGGACCAGATGGCCGCCATGCTCGGCCGCGCCGACGCGGCGATCTTCCTCGACTGCCGGTCGCTTCAGGCGCAGGTGGTCGACCTCGGCTTCGCCGGGGCGGGCCTCGATCTCGTCGTGATCGACACGCGCGTCACGCACGCCCATTCGACCGGCGGCTATCGGGAGCGCCGCGAGTCGTGCGAGCGCGGGGCCGCGCTGATGGGTGTGCGCGCGCTGCGCGACGTCGACGTTGCCGATCTCGACCGTGCGCGCGAGATCATGGAGGAGGTCACGTTCCGCCGCGTGCGGCACATCGTCACCGAGAACCAACGCGTTCTCGACACCGTCCAGGCCCTCCGCACGCAGGGCCCGACAGCGATCGGGCCGCTGCTCGACGCCTCGCACGCCTCGATGCGCGACGATTTCGAGATCTCGACGCCCGAGCTCGACACGGCTGTCGAGGCAGCGCGCGGCGCCGGCGCGCTCGGCGCACGCATGACCGGGGGCGGGTTCGGCGGTGCCGCGATCGCGCTGACCCCCCACGACCGGGTGGATGCGGTGCGGGATGCCGCGACCCGCGCTTTCGCCGACGCCGGCTTCTCCGCCCCGCGGGTGTTCACCGTGATCCCCTCGGCGGGTGCACGCCGCGACGGCTGA
- a CDS encoding alpha/beta fold hydrolase: MSERSEPKRPAVTADGATLDWEQHGTGDPMVLIPGQAVSRRTWDLIVPALAERFRVITYDHRGIGASTLGAPAEWSTRTLAADALAVLDAAGAERAHVVGHSMGGRIGQWLAIDAPGRVASLALISATPGDARGVPRPAEATRALAGGDPVALGPYFFSEGFRRRHPDVLGLLARGDAPMRARRGHFVASSTHDSWDDLTRITAPTLVVHGADDEITPAANGRALAERIPGAEYLEVAGGHGVYLEDPAVIAAVAEFAAQHPA, translated from the coding sequence TTGAGCGAGCGCAGCGAGCCGAAGCGCCCCGCGGTCACGGCCGACGGCGCCACCCTCGACTGGGAGCAGCATGGCACCGGCGACCCTATGGTGCTGATTCCCGGCCAGGCGGTGAGCCGTCGCACCTGGGACCTCATCGTGCCCGCGCTGGCCGAACGGTTCCGCGTGATCACCTACGACCACCGCGGGATCGGCGCCTCGACCCTCGGCGCGCCCGCCGAGTGGTCGACGCGCACGCTCGCCGCCGACGCCCTCGCCGTGCTCGACGCCGCCGGAGCCGAACGGGCCCATGTCGTCGGACACTCGATGGGCGGACGCATCGGCCAATGGCTCGCGATCGACGCGCCCGGCCGGGTCGCGTCTCTCGCGCTGATCTCGGCCACACCGGGCGATGCCCGCGGTGTTCCGCGCCCTGCCGAAGCGACCCGCGCGCTGGCCGGCGGTGACCCGGTGGCGCTCGGTCCGTACTTCTTCAGCGAGGGATTCCGGCGGCGGCATCCAGACGTCCTGGGTCTTCTCGCGCGGGGCGATGCCCCGATGCGCGCGCGACGCGGCCACTTCGTCGCCAGCTCGACGCACGACAGCTGGGACGATCTCACCCGCATCACCGCGCCGACGCTCGTGGTACACGGCGCCGACGACGAGATCACTCCCGCGGCGAATGGACGCGCGCTCGCCGAGCGTATTCCGGGTGCGGAATACCTCGAGGTCGCCGGCGGCCACGGCGTGTACCTTGAAGACCCTGCCGTCATCGCCGCCGTCGCAGAGTTCGCAGCGCAGCATCCCGCTTGA
- a CDS encoding LacI family DNA-binding transcriptional regulator, protein MADVAARAGVSGQTVSRVVNGSPRVDPGTRERVEAAMEELGYRMHRAARALRTGRTQTIGLVATTLATVGNSRMLQAVADAAASRGYALVVVTLGADAIDVAFERLRDQGVDGAVVLNEATVPAQGAAVPDDLHLVVVDAPAADRFDVVQTAHALGAQEATRHLLGLGHRTVHHLAGPAGSFSADERERGWRAALAEAGAETPEPLRGDWTAASGHLRGRELPADATAVFAANDQMALGLLRALASGGRRVPEDVSVVGFDDVADAADYRPPLTTVRQDFDALGARAVDVLVSRIEAPAAPQLAVIPAHLVVRDSSGLASR, encoded by the coding sequence ATGGCCGATGTCGCGGCCCGTGCCGGCGTCTCGGGGCAGACCGTCTCGCGTGTGGTCAACGGCAGCCCGCGGGTCGATCCGGGCACGCGCGAGCGCGTCGAGGCGGCGATGGAAGAGCTCGGCTACCGCATGCATCGCGCCGCCCGCGCGCTGCGCACCGGCCGCACCCAGACGATCGGCCTGGTCGCGACAACTCTCGCCACGGTGGGCAACTCGCGCATGCTGCAGGCGGTTGCCGATGCCGCGGCATCCCGCGGCTATGCGCTCGTCGTGGTCACGCTCGGGGCCGACGCGATCGACGTGGCGTTCGAACGGCTGCGCGACCAGGGTGTCGACGGTGCCGTCGTGCTCAACGAGGCGACCGTGCCGGCGCAGGGGGCCGCTGTGCCGGACGACCTGCACCTCGTCGTCGTGGACGCGCCCGCGGCCGACCGATTCGACGTCGTGCAGACAGCGCACGCTCTCGGCGCGCAGGAGGCCACGCGGCATCTGCTCGGGCTCGGGCATCGCACCGTGCACCACCTGGCGGGTCCCGCCGGGTCGTTCTCGGCGGACGAACGCGAACGGGGATGGCGCGCGGCGCTCGCCGAGGCCGGGGCGGAGACGCCGGAGCCGCTGCGGGGCGACTGGACGGCGGCATCCGGTCATCTCCGTGGTCGGGAGCTGCCCGCCGACGCCACCGCCGTCTTCGCCGCGAACGACCAGATGGCGCTCGGACTGCTGCGTGCGCTTGCTTCGGGTGGCCGGCGTGTGCCCGAGGACGTGAGCGTCGTCGGCTTCGACGATGTGGCGGATGCCGCGGACTACCGTCCCCCGTTGACCACGGTGCGCCAGGACTTCGACGCGCTGGGCGCGCGAGCCGTGGATGTGCTCGTCTCGCGGATCGAGGCGCCCGCGGCGCCGCAGCTGGCCGTCATTCCTGCGCACCTCGTCGTGCGCGACAGCTCGGGTCTCGCGTCGCGCTGA
- the galE gene encoding UDP-glucose 4-epimerase GalE, which yields MTWLVTGGAGYIGAHIVRALGAAGLEPVVIDDLSSGHTSFVPDGVPFVRGTILDRALVESTLREYGVEGVIHVAGFKYAGVSVQRPLHTYAQNVEGTRVVLEAMDAAGVASLVFSSSAAVYGTPHVDLVVEDTEKHPTSPYGESKLIGEWLIADQGVATAGSQHPLRHTSLRYFNVVGSGDASVYDTSPHNLFPLVFEALIDGKTPKIFGDDYATPDGTNVRDYVHVADIAAAHVVAAQRLAGGQPIEPAYNLGSQNGLSVREIMDAMARVTDVDFTPEVSPRRPGDPDRIVATGELAARDLDWRNRYTVDEMVRSGWEARRAADA from the coding sequence ATGACCTGGCTCGTTACCGGCGGCGCCGGCTATATCGGCGCCCACATCGTCCGAGCGCTCGGCGCTGCAGGGCTCGAGCCGGTCGTGATCGACGACCTCTCCAGCGGGCACACGTCGTTCGTGCCCGACGGCGTGCCGTTCGTGCGCGGGACGATCCTCGATCGCGCGCTCGTCGAGAGCACCCTGCGCGAGTACGGTGTCGAGGGCGTCATCCACGTCGCCGGGTTCAAGTACGCGGGGGTCTCGGTGCAGCGACCGCTGCACACCTACGCGCAGAACGTCGAGGGCACACGGGTCGTGCTGGAGGCGATGGATGCCGCGGGTGTCGCCAGTCTCGTGTTCTCGTCGTCGGCGGCGGTCTACGGAACGCCCCACGTCGACCTGGTCGTCGAAGACACCGAGAAGCACCCGACCTCGCCGTACGGCGAGTCGAAGCTCATCGGCGAGTGGCTGATCGCCGACCAGGGCGTGGCGACCGCAGGGTCGCAGCATCCCCTCCGCCACACCTCGCTGCGCTACTTCAACGTCGTCGGCTCGGGCGACGCGTCGGTGTACGACACCAGTCCGCACAACCTGTTCCCGCTGGTCTTCGAGGCGTTGATCGACGGCAAGACCCCGAAGATCTTCGGCGACGACTACGCGACGCCCGATGGCACGAATGTGCGCGACTACGTGCACGTGGCCGACATCGCCGCCGCCCACGTGGTGGCGGCGCAGCGGCTGGCGGGCGGGCAGCCGATCGAGCCCGCGTACAACCTCGGCTCGCAGAACGGGCTTTCGGTGCGCGAGATCATGGACGCCATGGCCCGCGTCACCGACGTCGACTTCACCCCTGAGGTCTCGCCGCGCCGGCCCGGAGACCCCGATCGGATCGTCGCGACCGGCGAGCTGGCCGCCCGCGACCTCGACTGGCGGAACCGCTACACGGTCGATGAGATGGTGCGCTCGGGCTGGGAGGCCCGCCGGGCCGCCGACGCGTGA
- the galT gene encoding galactose-1-phosphate uridylyltransferase, whose product MPLDLPHDEPTVLGAGVVKRPSRLADGRELIYYDDPDTTLGPDRAIDARDLDPRPATATMRQDVLTGDWISVAAARQNRAFLPPADLDPLAPQTPSNPSEIPARYDVAVFENKSPSFGPALSTATGTAPAGENPPAGLDDLRDLGLGRARTSVGRCEVVCFSPDTAGSFGTQSETRARTVIEAWADRTAALSALPGVEQVFPFENRGEAIGVTLGHPHGQIYSYPYITPRTARTLDSIERTSPTLFHDILDFERAGERVVLEGLRWTAYVPFAARWPLEVHMMPHRQVADFAETDDAERDELARLYLMLLRGIDRLYDTPTPYIAAWHQAPVHVARDTYRLHLELTSPRRAADKLKFLAGSEAAMGAWIADIPPETAAARLRDALEGVQL is encoded by the coding sequence ATGCCCCTGGACCTCCCCCACGACGAGCCCACTGTCCTGGGCGCCGGCGTCGTCAAGCGGCCCTCACGCCTGGCCGATGGTCGCGAGCTGATCTACTACGACGACCCCGACACGACGCTCGGTCCCGACCGCGCCATCGACGCGCGCGACCTCGACCCGCGGCCCGCGACCGCCACCATGCGCCAAGACGTGCTCACCGGCGACTGGATCTCGGTCGCCGCCGCGCGCCAGAACCGTGCCTTCCTGCCGCCGGCCGACCTCGACCCGCTCGCCCCGCAGACGCCGAGCAACCCGTCCGAGATTCCTGCGCGCTACGACGTCGCCGTCTTCGAGAACAAGTCGCCCTCGTTCGGCCCCGCGCTGTCCACCGCGACAGGAACGGCCCCGGCGGGCGAGAACCCGCCGGCCGGCCTCGACGATCTGCGAGACCTCGGCCTCGGCCGCGCGCGCACGAGCGTCGGACGCTGCGAGGTCGTGTGCTTCAGCCCCGACACCGCCGGCTCGTTCGGCACCCAATCCGAGACGCGCGCGCGCACCGTCATCGAGGCCTGGGCGGACCGCACCGCAGCCCTGTCGGCACTGCCCGGCGTCGAGCAGGTGTTCCCGTTCGAGAACCGCGGCGAGGCCATCGGCGTGACGCTCGGCCACCCGCACGGCCAGATCTACTCCTACCCGTACATCACGCCGCGCACTGCGCGCACGCTCGACAGCATCGAACGCACCTCCCCCACGCTCTTCCACGACATCCTCGACTTCGAGCGGGCGGGCGAGCGCGTCGTGCTCGAAGGCCTGCGGTGGACGGCGTATGTGCCCTTCGCCGCCCGCTGGCCACTCGAGGTGCACATGATGCCGCACCGCCAGGTCGCCGACTTCGCCGAGACCGACGACGCTGAGCGCGATGAGCTGGCGCGCCTGTACCTCATGCTTCTGCGCGGCATCGATCGCCTCTACGACACCCCGACGCCGTACATCGCGGCATGGCACCAGGCGCCGGTGCACGTCGCACGCGACACCTACCGGCTGCACCTCGAACTCACGAGCCCGCGCCGTGCCGCCGACAAACTCAAGTTCCTCGCCGGATCCGAGGCCGCCATGGGCGCCTGGATCGCCGACATCCCGCCCGAGACCGCCGCCGCCCGGTTGCGCGACGCCCTCGAAGGAGTGCAGCTGTGA
- a CDS encoding DUF5979 domain-containing protein: MTYLCGKTTGSVTLADGGAQTVEVPARNVCRVQETAPSADLLDEGYVWDAPTYEGLTNGTVTIPAGGSKTVTVTNNNRIGFSRIAVTKDIANFGDRVESGTSFTIHVTCNAPAQGETTDYAADFVVNWPNPQTPQTPLLPIGTACTVSETSAPSGSASLPDGSFAWTDAPDPQDVTVPATTSPQPVTVTNDITRVRAPFTITKTVNNTTNVTPTADFTGTWSCTYAGNSEVSGTWSAPAAGGPATLDPAADVYVGSVCTVTEDAPANPSGNDDPSYSWGVTLPGATTVGASGGAAPITNALDRVTGSFSVTKSVTGGAPGEAFGTGPFTFSYRCEAQGGEILQGVLSMSAGGTAAPTEDIPVGASCTVEETSTPDAIDPFSWDGVSYTGDGVTDENSTATFTIPDSDAEIAVTATNAISPKTAHVVVQKSLDDPDGGLTDTGKTFPVWLVCDDTTLASKNIAVGGTQSWEAPLGATCHAVEGQVNGDLRDASFAWGAPVYGDPVHVTAADATYTTTVTNAIVRRRGTIALQKTFDDNGFNGVIAPGKEYTGTWSCQYGNDDPVTGTWSGTASEPATLTGVPAAGILLTSTCTASEDALGTPSSDPSYAWSAVQFSPISSVSATDADNVMGVANTLIRHTGSIDVEKHLSGATAGFTPGSGFTGFTVGVACTLGDDQRLEREATVRPGEAAVTLIDDVPAGWSCTITELSPSSNLLLDASYAWGGIHYAIDGDAGDTVTIVAGQTAHADVTNTITRVTGTVQVTKLISTPAAVADDATFTGTYACVYREGEDGEATYSGSWSVTGAGEATLTGDTAIPLTSRCTIDETALDDAGLVDGSWAWQDPEFSDAAVVTSTAQPAALTVTNSAQRVWAGLHVEKTYDGASAALPDGLQVAGVWTCTLGGATVASGRWTADAGGGSTTVAAPGDHVIPATADCRVQEDTLDDGVLTDGSFTWNVPTYTPDSGEVSTVADETASVTVHNSTSRVRTEFAVTKNLVAGANTFDQNLDWMQTFTGEYVCQYADDDPVTGEWGPVAHDGVVTIPGILVGSECSVTLENRPDEPVPGAPSFAWLPVDLGQSVVAPNAGEAFPTITVTNTVQRLVGAFTLAKTVTGDTEGLVPGSVFTFTWQCRAQNGDLYPADGPGTIELADGEAWNSPPAIAAGADCTVTEQDPPAASDPSYTWSSALAVIGVASTPVGPAASVRFTTEDGVDILVAAVNELTRTIGSYSVTKTSDPASGSTVEPGQTITYTVTVTPGDVGFVDDVVVTDDLSDVNPHVSLQMDSITPSQGTTSLRPDALEWDVGTVRAGEPLTLTYQAIVKRAADGVTIRNAVTADGEVPPTDCTDCSTTHVTPAWTLSKSSDPPSGSDVKPGDVVTYTLTARNTSDAVVTGAKAIDDLSDVLSGADLIGDLDDALSRAGTTLTWTIPTLQPDASASVQYRVRVNEDAEAMTLRNVVDPSGSGGTCDGCTTTVTIPPNGGTPTPSPTPSPSPELPVTGGTIAWGVGAVALVLVLVGLGLMIVRRRKA, translated from the coding sequence ATCACCTATCTCTGCGGCAAGACGACCGGCTCGGTCACGCTGGCGGACGGCGGCGCGCAGACTGTCGAGGTGCCCGCGCGCAACGTGTGTCGCGTTCAGGAAACGGCACCCTCCGCCGATCTCCTCGACGAAGGGTACGTGTGGGATGCTCCGACCTACGAGGGACTCACCAACGGCACCGTGACGATTCCCGCCGGCGGGTCGAAGACGGTGACCGTCACCAACAACAATCGCATCGGATTCAGCCGCATCGCGGTGACCAAGGACATCGCGAACTTCGGTGACCGGGTGGAATCCGGAACGAGCTTCACGATCCACGTCACGTGCAACGCGCCCGCGCAAGGAGAGACGACCGACTACGCCGCCGACTTCGTCGTGAACTGGCCGAACCCGCAAACGCCTCAGACACCGCTGCTGCCGATCGGAACAGCGTGCACCGTCAGCGAGACGTCGGCCCCGTCGGGAAGTGCGAGCCTGCCGGACGGCTCCTTCGCATGGACCGATGCCCCCGACCCGCAGGACGTGACCGTCCCCGCGACGACTTCGCCACAGCCGGTGACGGTGACGAACGACATCACCCGGGTGAGGGCCCCGTTCACCATCACGAAGACGGTGAACAACACGACCAACGTCACGCCGACCGCCGACTTCACGGGCACCTGGTCGTGCACATACGCCGGTAATTCCGAAGTGTCGGGCACGTGGTCTGCTCCCGCCGCCGGCGGTCCGGCGACGCTGGATCCCGCCGCCGACGTGTATGTCGGCTCGGTATGCACCGTCACGGAGGATGCCCCGGCGAACCCCTCCGGAAACGACGACCCGTCATACTCGTGGGGCGTGACCCTCCCCGGCGCGACGACGGTCGGTGCGAGCGGTGGGGCAGCGCCGATCACGAACGCGCTCGACCGCGTCACCGGCTCGTTCTCGGTGACCAAGTCGGTCACCGGCGGCGCGCCCGGCGAGGCCTTCGGAACAGGACCGTTCACCTTCTCCTATCGGTGCGAGGCCCAGGGCGGCGAGATTCTCCAGGGCGTGCTCAGCATGTCCGCCGGCGGCACGGCGGCACCCACCGAAGACATACCGGTCGGGGCGTCATGCACGGTCGAGGAGACATCCACTCCGGACGCCATCGATCCGTTCAGCTGGGACGGTGTGTCCTATACGGGCGACGGCGTCACCGACGAGAACTCGACGGCGACCTTCACGATCCCCGATTCAGATGCGGAGATCGCCGTCACCGCGACCAACGCCATCAGCCCGAAGACGGCCCACGTGGTCGTGCAGAAGTCGCTGGATGACCCCGATGGTGGCCTGACCGACACGGGCAAGACGTTCCCCGTCTGGCTCGTTTGCGACGACACCACGCTTGCGAGCAAGAACATCGCGGTGGGGGGCACCCAGTCCTGGGAAGCGCCGTTGGGTGCAACCTGTCATGCCGTCGAAGGTCAGGTCAACGGTGATCTGCGGGACGCGTCCTTCGCGTGGGGAGCGCCGGTCTACGGCGACCCCGTCCACGTGACCGCGGCCGATGCGACGTACACGACGACCGTCACGAACGCGATAGTGCGCCGGCGCGGCACCATCGCGCTGCAGAAGACGTTCGACGACAACGGCTTCAACGGCGTCATCGCCCCGGGCAAGGAGTACACGGGAACCTGGAGCTGCCAGTACGGCAACGACGATCCGGTGACGGGAACGTGGTCAGGCACGGCCAGCGAACCGGCGACGCTGACGGGCGTGCCCGCTGCCGGCATCCTGCTCACGAGCACGTGCACCGCGAGTGAGGACGCACTCGGCACCCCGTCGAGCGACCCGTCTTACGCATGGTCCGCTGTGCAGTTCTCGCCCATCTCCAGCGTGTCGGCAACCGACGCCGACAACGTCATGGGTGTGGCGAACACGCTCATCCGGCACACCGGATCGATCGATGTCGAAAAGCACCTCAGCGGCGCGACCGCCGGTTTCACACCCGGCAGCGGCTTCACCGGATTCACTGTCGGCGTCGCCTGCACCCTCGGTGACGATCAGCGGCTCGAGCGCGAAGCGACGGTTCGCCCGGGCGAGGCCGCGGTGACCCTCATCGACGATGTTCCCGCAGGGTGGTCGTGCACGATCACGGAGCTCTCGCCATCGTCGAACCTGCTTCTGGACGCGTCGTATGCCTGGGGCGGCATCCACTATGCGATCGACGGCGATGCCGGTGACACGGTCACGATCGTCGCCGGGCAGACGGCACATGCCGACGTCACGAACACGATCACGCGGGTCACCGGGACGGTGCAGGTGACGAAGCTGATCTCGACGCCTGCAGCGGTCGCCGACGACGCGACGTTCACCGGCACGTATGCGTGCGTCTACCGCGAGGGTGAAGACGGCGAGGCGACGTACTCGGGCTCCTGGTCGGTGACGGGGGCCGGAGAGGCGACGCTGACCGGCGACACCGCGATCCCGCTCACCTCACGCTGCACCATCGATGAAACGGCACTCGACGACGCGGGCCTCGTCGATGGGTCGTGGGCATGGCAGGATCCCGAGTTCTCGGACGCTGCGGTCGTCACGTCGACGGCCCAGCCCGCGGCGCTCACGGTGACCAACAGCGCGCAACGCGTGTGGGCGGGCTTGCACGTCGAGAAGACCTACGACGGTGCATCGGCCGCTCTGCCCGACGGGCTGCAGGTGGCCGGCGTGTGGACGTGCACCCTGGGCGGGGCGACGGTCGCCTCAGGCCGATGGACGGCAGACGCCGGTGGCGGCTCCACCACCGTCGCAGCCCCGGGAGATCACGTCATCCCGGCAACTGCTGACTGCAGAGTGCAAGAGGATACGCTCGACGACGGCGTTCTGACCGACGGGTCGTTCACCTGGAACGTGCCGACCTACACGCCGGACAGCGGCGAGGTCTCGACCGTCGCCGACGAGACGGCATCGGTGACGGTGCACAACTCGACGAGCCGGGTGCGCACCGAATTCGCCGTCACGAAGAATCTCGTCGCCGGCGCCAACACGTTCGATCAGAACCTCGATTGGATGCAGACCTTCACCGGCGAATACGTGTGCCAATATGCAGACGACGACCCGGTGACCGGTGAATGGGGTCCCGTCGCGCACGACGGCGTCGTCACGATCCCGGGCATCCTCGTCGGATCGGAATGCTCCGTGACGCTCGAGAACCGGCCGGATGAGCCGGTCCCCGGCGCACCGTCGTTCGCGTGGCTCCCCGTGGACCTCGGGCAGAGCGTCGTCGCGCCGAATGCCGGCGAGGCGTTCCCGACCATCACTGTCACGAACACCGTGCAACGCCTGGTGGGCGCCTTCACGCTCGCGAAGACCGTCACCGGCGACACGGAGGGCCTCGTTCCCGGATCGGTGTTCACCTTCACGTGGCAGTGTCGAGCCCAGAACGGCGATCTGTACCCGGCCGACGGGCCCGGCACTATCGAGCTCGCCGATGGGGAGGCGTGGAACTCCCCGCCGGCCATCGCAGCCGGTGCTGACTGCACAGTCACCGAACAGGACCCGCCCGCGGCATCCGACCCCTCCTACACCTGGTCAAGCGCGCTCGCCGTCATCGGAGTGGCCAGCACGCCCGTGGGTCCTGCGGCGTCGGTGAGGTTCACGACCGAGGACGGCGTCGACATCCTCGTCGCCGCGGTCAACGAGCTCACCCGAACCATCGGCAGTTACTCGGTCACCAAGACGAGCGACCCCGCGAGCGGGTCGACTGTCGAGCCGGGACAGACGATCACCTACACCGTGACCGTCACGCCCGGCGACGTGGGCTTCGTCGACGACGTCGTCGTGACCGACGATCTCAGCGACGTGAATCCGCACGTGAGTCTGCAGATGGATTCGATCACGCCGTCGCAGGGCACGACCTCGCTCAGACCCGATGCTCTGGAATGGGATGTCGGGACCGTTCGTGCCGGCGAGCCGCTGACCCTGACCTATCAGGCGATCGTCAAACGGGCTGCCGACGGCGTCACCATCCGCAACGCGGTCACCGCCGACGGCGAGGTGCCGCCCACCGACTGCACCGACTGTTCCACGACGCACGTGACGCCGGCCTGGACGCTCTCGAAGAGTTCCGACCCGCCGAGCGGCTCGGACGTGAAGCCCGGTGACGTCGTGACCTACACCCTCACCGCGCGAAACACCTCGGATGCGGTCGTCACCGGTGCGAAGGCGATCGACGACCTGAGCGACGTTCTCTCGGGTGCCGACCTGATCGGCGACCTCGACGACGCGCTCAGCCGCGCGGGCACGACGCTGACCTGGACGATCCCGACTCTGCAGCCGGACGCGTCGGCGTCGGTGCAGTATCGCGTGCGGGTCAACGAGGATGCCGAGGCTATGACGCTGCGCAACGTCGTCGATCCGTCGGGATCCGGCGGCACGTGCGACGGGTGCACGACGACGGTGACAATTCCTCCCAACGGCGGCACGCCGACGCCGAGTCCCACACCATCACCCTCACCCGAGTTGCCCGTCACCGGCGGCACGATCGCCTGGGGCGTGGGCGCCGTCGCCCTGGTCCTGGTGCTCGTCGGTCTCGGTCTGATGATCGTCCGTCGCCGGAAGGCGTGA